Genomic segment of Geminocystis herdmanii PCC 6308:
TAGGCTTGATAACCTGCTTTTTTTACTGCTTCTTCAATCGCCTCTACATTTGCCTGTGGATTATAAGTCACAGTGGCTTCGGCTAAAGCATAGTTAACTATACATTCTTCTACTCCATTAACTTTATTTATAGCAGTTTCGATCGACTTTGCACAGGCAGAACATCCCATACCCTCTAACTGAAAAGTTTTTTTCTCTAATAAATTAGTTGTCATTTTCGGTTGTCCTTTATGATACATAAGTAGTTTTTGAGTGCTATATTTTTTCTATTATAGACCACTTGTCAAAGTATTTAGCTTCACTTCTTCAATCACTGTTATTGCACAACTTCTCAACAACTGACTCGTGCTTGATGTGTGTATGTATTGTGAATAATATTTTATGGTTCACTTAGGTTTTTTTTGGTAAATTATCCTAGATAATGAATAATGAAAATTTAAGTTATTAAAGAAAATAAAATGAAATTATCATCAAAGTCATCATCGATCGCACTCAGTGTAACACTGTTATTATCTCCTTTAACGGTAATCACTCCAACCATTAATCATCAAGTACTAGCTCAAAGTAATCAAGTTAATTTACTCAGTCAGGGTAAAGGTACATGGAATATGGGGCGGGGGAAACCTGCTAATATAACATCAACTTCTGTTACTATCCAAACCGACAATAAAGCTCAAGTTACCTTATTTTTAAGTGATAATCGCACCGTGCGCCTAGACGGCAATTTTAATCGACAAACCGCAACCCAAGGGCGAATTAATTTAACTAACTCTGGCATGGCAGATGCAACGGGAAGTTTATTACTAGAGTATCAATCCGATAATAGCATTCGTCTGTTAAACGGTGAAGGTAGTCTCGATAGTCAAAAGTTTCGCATGACATTTCGAGGAAATCAAACCACTTCAAAACCAAACAATACCCCTAATCTGAATATTCAACAGTCTGGAGAAGGATTATTTAGTCTGCAATCTCGTCCTAACCAAAATATTACATCTGTGTTTGTCAGTGTGGACAATCAACAAAAAGCCAGAGTATCTTTAGTTTTCCAAAATGGTAATAGTTTCAACTTTGAAGGAAGACAAACTCATAGAGATGCCTATAGTATCAGAATACAAGTCGATCGATCGGGTATGGCATCGGCTACAGGATTTTTTACCGTAGAATTGGGCGCTGGTAACTCTATTAATAATTTAATCGGACAAGGCACTCTTGACGGACAAAATTTCTTAGCTAATTTCCGATAATCAATGTAGGGTGGGCATTGCCCACCATTACCATCGAGCGCCATCAAATAATTTATAAGATATTGATGAAGATAGAAATTAACCTAAAGCCCATTAATAATATAGATGAAAGATTTTATCCGTCAATTAAGCCAAAAATATCTCGAAAATAATCAACCTTCAGGATGGTTTGAAGAATTATATACTTTGGCGAATCAAAATCCAGAAAAGATACCTTGGGCATTATTAAAACCTAATCCCTATTTGCAACAATGGTTAACAGAAAATGAAACTCCGATTTCATCACCAAAAGCGGTGGTTGTGGGTTGCGGTTTAGGAGATGATGCGGAAGCCTTGCAAAAAAAAGGTTATGAAGTGACAGCCTTTGATATTTCTCCCACTGCCATTAATTGGTGTCGTCAAAGATTTCCTGATTCTTCCGTGAATTATCAGACGGCGGATGTGTTTAATTTACCTTCCCATTGGCAACAAGAATTTGATTTAGTTTGGGAATGTCGCACCATTCAAGCCTTGCCTCTTAATGTTCGAGAAAAAGTGATCAGCTCGATCGTATCTTTACTCAAACCTGATGGTACACTTTTGATGGTAACTAATATCAGGGATACCGAAGAAGTACCAGAAAGCCCACCTTGGGCATTATCTGAAACAGAATTAAATTATTTTACTTCCTTGGGATTAAAAGAAAAAAATCGTCCTAATCGATCGTCTTTCCCATTATCCGCAAATGTTTTATGGTTAGAATTAGTGTTAGGAATTAGTGATTAGTCAATAATTGATTATCCTATAGTTTCGACTTTTGATATATAATTTCTGATAAATATGAACGATAAACCCACAGTAGTAGAAACCTATCAATTAAGTAAAATTTATCGTACAGGTTTTTGGATGAATACCAAAGTTCCTTCCTTAAAAGATTGTACACTGAAAGTATATCAAGGAGAAACTTTTGGCTTATTAGGTCCTAATGGTGCAGGAAAAACCACTTTACTGAAAACCCTTCTCGGTATTATTCAGCCCACCTCTGGCAAAGCCTTATTACTAGGAAAACCTTTAGGAGACAAAACCACCAAGCAAAGAGTCGGTTATTTACCCGAAAATGCTTATTATTACGATTTTTTGACAGCTTGGGAGTTTTTAGGCTTCATCGCCGATATATTTCAGATTCCTAAATCTCAACATCAACAAAAAATTTTACACTTGTTAGATTTAGTGGGATTAGCCCAAAAAACCGCTAAAAAGAAACAATTAAGACAGTATTCTAAAGGAATGTTGCAAAGAGTAGGTATGGCACAAGCCTTAATTAATGATCCTGAAATTGTCTTTTTTGATGAACCTATGTCTGGTTTAGACCCTATGGGACGTTATCAGGTTAGACAAATTATACTATCTCTCAAGGAACAAGGCAAGACCATTTTTTTCAATTCTCATGTCTTGTCTGATGTGGAGAAAATATGCGATCGAATTGCCATTTTAGCACGGGGTGAACTGTTAAATATCGGTTCACTAGACGACATTCTCGGCACAAAAGAAAGTTATCATGTAGTGGTGCAAGGTGGAAAAGAAGAAGAATTACAAGAATGGCTAACCCATATAAAAAGGGAAAATGACTTTATTAGTGGTGAATTAAGACAAAATAGCGATGGTTTTGTCAACTATTTACAAGGCACTTCCGCTAAATTAATTAGCATGAATTTAAGTCGTGATTCCCTCGAAGAATATTTTATTCGTCAATTAGAAGAAAAAGGAATTACCTCCAGCCAATAATATTAAATTTCGATGAACAAATAATGTTGGGTTTCACAGATTTAAACCAACCTACGATAATATAATATCATGCTCAATAAACTGTTAATTTGTACCGATTTAGATAGAACTTTAATTCCTAATGGTGATGCACCAGAATCTCCTCAAGCTAGAAATTTATTCACTCAATTAGTTACTCAATCTCATGTGACTTTAGCTTATGTAACTGGACGAGATAAAAGTTTAGTACAAAATGCCATCGAACAATATCAATTACCTTTTCCTAATTTTGTGATTGCTGATGTAGGTTCAACTATTTATACCCTAGAAAATAGTCAATGGTTAAGGTTAAAAGATTGGGATAATCACATAGGAAAGGATTGGCAACATAAAAATTATGCGGATTTAATCTCTCTTTTTACAGATATTAAACAGTGTCAATTACAGGAAAAAGAAAAACAGGGTTTACATAAATTAAGTTACTATATTTCCCTTGATATTGACATCGAAAATATTATCAATAAAATTTCTTTAATCTTAGAAAATGCTAATTTAAAATCGAACTTAATTTGGAGTATTGATGAAGAAAAAAAAATTGGTTTATTAGATATTTTACCTCAATCTTCTAACAAATTTCGCTCGATCGAGTATTTAATGAAAAATAAAGATTTTACCTTAGAAAATACCGTATTTTCTGGGGATAGTGGCAACGATTTAGATGTGTTAATTAGCCCGATTAAATCAATTTTAGTAGCTAATGCTCATCAAGAAGTCAAAGAAAAAGTTAACTCTTATATCCAAGAAACAGGAGATACAAATTCTATTTATATCGCCCAAGGAAATTACTTAAATATGAATGGAAATTATAGTGCAGGAATTTTAGAAGGTATTGCCCATTATTTCCCCCCTATATCGTAAATTGATATACTGGCACTTGAATTAACCTCAGTTCGATGCCAAAATATTCGATGGAGGTAGGTTTTAGGTAAAGATTTCTCGAAATTAAGATAAAAAAAGGGGAGCATTACCTCCCCTAGATTAACTAAAAATTTTGATCAAATAGATTTTTTATTTGTTCGTAGTAAGGGTTTTAACCCTTATTCCATAAAATTTTGATCTAAGTCTATTAGACACCAGCTTTGACTAACAAAGGATTTTCTTTTTCAGTGGCTTTAATGGCTACTTTTCCATCCTCGTCAATATCCACTGTAGCAGTGTCGCCTTCTTGGAGACGTTTCGACAGGATTTCTTCCGCTAATACGTCTTCTAAAAGTCGCATAATGGCACGACGTAATGGACGAGCGCCATAGGCAGGGTTGAAACCTTCTTCTACTAAACGCTCTTTGAATTTGTCTGTCACTTGTAAGTAGATTTCCTGCTCTGTTAAACGAGCAAAGACTTCCTTGAGCAAGAGTTCGGAAATTTCCTTGACTTCCTCTTTATTAAGTTGACGGAAGACGATAATTTCATCGAGACGGTTGAGAAACTCAGGGCGGAAGTAGTTTTTCAATTCCTCATTGACTAAAGACTTGATACGGTTGTATTGAGATTCTGACTGATCGCTTTCGAGTTCAAAACCTAATCCACCGCCTCCTTTTTCGATTACTTTTGAACCGATGTTGGAAGTCATGATTAATAAGGTATTTTTGAAGTCAACGGTACGTCCTTTAGAATCCGTTAAACGTCCATCTTCAAGGATTTGTAAAAGTAAGTTGAATACGTCTGGGTGTGCTTTCTCAATTTCATCGAAAAGAACAACGGTATAAGGGCGACGACGTACGGCTTCGGTTAATTGTCCGCCTTCGTTATAGCCGACATACCCCGGAGGTGAGCCGATTAATTTGGATACTGTGTGACGTTCCATGTACTCAGACATATCCAAACGGATCATAGCATCTTCTGAACCAAAGAAATAGGTTGCTAAGGCTTTGGTAAGTTCGGTTTTTCCTACCCCTGTAGGACCAGAGAAGATAAAGGATGCGATCGGACGATTGGGGTTTTTCAAGCCCACTCTTGCCCGTCTGATGGCGCGTGAAATGGCTTTTACAGCGTCTTCCTGCCCGATAATTCTTTGATGGAGAGTGTCTTCCATGTTTAAGAGTTTTTCGGCTTCGGATTCTGTGAGTTTCTGAACGGGTACACCAGTCCAAGAAGCGACGATGTGAGCGATTTCTTCTTCTGTCACCACTGGGCTATCGGTAACTTGAGGATTTTTCTTCTTCAGATCCGCTAAACCACGAATTTCCGCTTTGATTTCCATTTCTCGATCGCGCAGTTCTCCTGCTTTATCGAAGTCTTGTGATCTTACAGCTTCGTCTTTTTCTTTTAAAACCTGTCTCAATTCTTTATCTAACTCTTTGGCTTCGGCGGGTAACTGAGAATTCATTAAACGAACCCTTGAACCAGCTTCATCGACTAAGTCAATAGCTTTGTCAGGTAAATAACGATCGCTGATATATCGATCGGACAATTGAGCGGCGGCGGTAAGCGCTTCATCAGAAATTTTCAGCTTGTGATGTTGCTCATAACGTTCCCGTAGTCCATATAAGATTTCGATGGTTTCTTCTACGCTCGGTTCACCCACCATGACGGGTTGAAAACGTCTCGCTAAGGCCGCATCTCTTTCGATGTGTTTGCGGTATTCATCGAGGGTAGTCGCCCCGATACATTGCAATTCACCCCTTGCCAAAGCAGGTTTAAGGATGTTTGCCGCATCGATCGCTCCTTCGGCTGCACCAGCACCAATCAAAGTATGAACTTCATCAATTACAAGAATAACATTTCCTGCTTGACGAATTTCGTCCATGATTTTTTTGAGTCTTTCTTCAAATTCCCCACGATATTTAGTACCAGCCACTAATAAGCCCACATCAAGGGTGACTACTTTTTTATCTTCTAATAAATCAGGTATGTCTTTATTAGCGATGCGTTGGGCTAAACCTTCAGCAAGAGCAGTTTTACCTACTCCCGGTTCACCAATTAACACGGGGTTATTTTTGGTACGACGACCGAGAATTTGAATAACACGCTCAATTTCTTTTTGACGACCAACTACGGGGTCTAATTTACCCTCAGTAGCTAAAACCGTTAAATTTGAGCCAAATTCATCCAAAGTCGGAGTTTTGTTCGATCGATTACCACCGCCCACCCCCACAGGAGTAGTTTCGGTTTCCCCTAACATACGAATAACCTGAGTACGAACTTTACCTAAATCCACCCCAAGATTTTCTAAAACTCTAGCGGCGACTCCTTCTCCTTCACGAATTAAACCGAGAAGTAGGTGTTCTGTACCAATGTAATTGTGTCCTAATTGACGAGCTTCCTCTAAGGATAACTCTAAGACTCGTTTAGCTCTGGGAGTAAAGGGAATTTCCACCGCTACAAAGCCAGAACCTCGACCGATAATTTTTTCAACCTCGATCCGAGCATCCTTGAGGTTAACACCCATAGATTTCAGTACTTTGGCGGCGACACCAGTACCCTCTCCAATCAAACCGAGCAGGATTTGCTCAGTACCTACGAAGTTATGACCCAAGCGACGAGCTTCCTCTTGGGCTAACATGATCACCTTGATCGCCTTTTCTGTGAAGCGTTCAAACATAATTTTTCTTTACTCACCCTTATGCCACGTTTAATAGCTGATTTTAGCACAGGATTAGGGTTAGTATGTGTCAGTAAGTACAGTAATTAGTTCGGTTATCAACATCATGAAAGTTTTTTTCTGTGGGTCTTTCATCTATTCCTGATAGTTATAAGACTTTTCCTATCACCTCAATTAACTACTTTTACTCTATTTTTTGTTTTCCTATTATACTTATTTATTTTTCTGAAAAATAAGAGTTTATGAAGATTTATTAAGCTAAAGTTTTTAATCATCTTGAAAAGTGAAAAAAAATTTATTTTTGATGATTTTTTTGAGTTAATTGTGAATATAGCAATCAGGAATCATTTGTGAGAAATAAATTATTAGAAAAAATATCGAAGATACGACTAATCTTGCCTTTTGCCTTTTGCCTCTTGCCTTTGATGATAAGATAATTTTCACAACTCATAACTGACTGCTATAATTGTATCTAAATTGTTAAAAAACTGTGATAAACTAATTAAAGTTAACCTGAAAATAATTTAACGAAATTAGAGATAAAACCCTGTTTTAATCAAGATTGTTTCTGTTATTGATGGAATATTTAGCTAAATTTATTCACTCTAAATGTTATCATCAATTAAGAAGATTTAGAAAAAACTATTTAAGAATATTTCTAAAATTTAATGTTCAAATTACGCTATAATTATTTTATCAAACCTCTGTAAAGACTGAAAAACCCTGAAAGTTATGAATAATTGTCAAAAATATAAGTATCAGGTTGTAACGATAAATTTAACCACATTTAATAATCATAGTTCTAATACTTTAAGTTTAAATAAAGTAGAAAAGGAAGGAGATTTTTTTGAGGTACAACTATCGGAAAATAACCGATTAGAAATGGTACATATTCCTCAAGGACAGTTTATCATGGGAACTCCAGAAACTGAACAGGGAAGAAGTAAAGACGAAACTCCTCAACATGAAGTATCGATCGAATCTTTTTTTGTGAGTAAATATCCCATAACTCAGAAACAATATTTAGCGGTGATGGAGGAAAATCCCTCTTTTTTTCAGGGAGAGAATAAACCCGTAGAAAATATTTCTTGGTTTGATGCGCAGAATTTTTGTGAAAAACTATCTTCCCTTACAGAGAAAAAATTTCGTTTATTAACAGAGTCTGAATGGGAATATGTTTGTAGAGCAGGAACTAACTGCCCTTTTTCTTTTGGCAGAAGTATCACCCCAGAGTTAGCTAATTATAAAGCTAATTATGGTTATGGAGACGGTAGTGGCGGAAAGTGGAAACAGGAAACCACAGAGGTAGGCAGTTTTTACGCTAATGATTTTGGCTTATATGATCTTCATGGTAACGTGTGGGAATGGTGTCAAGATCATTGGCACGAAAATTATAATGGAAGTCCGACAGATGGTAGTGCTTGGTTAGATATACCTGCCGATGAAGATGACGATTTACCCAGAGTAATTAGGGGTGGTTCGTGGGATGATACTGCTTATTATTGTCGATCGGGGGTAAGATTATGGACGTTACCCCAATTCAAGGGGAAATTGATCGGTTTTCGAGTAGCCTGTGATTCTTAGCCCACATTCCGCACCTCAAACTGTGCTTATTTAGCTAGAGGATAAGAACAGACGTACAGTTTAGCCGATACTCTTGGCAAGGCACTTGTGGACTGTTCGGGGTATATTTGTTCTGATGACGACCTATTACATATCAATCTGTTTTGCATCTAGTAAATTTAATTGTACATACTGCTCTTACATATTCAGATAGGTTGGATAACAAAAAAAATTAATTAATCATCATTTTCATCGTAATTAAATTCAACTTTACTCTGTAAAATAATTTCATTCATGATTTCTTTTGTTTTTCCATCTTGTATTAATTGATTCAAAATTCTTCGTAAATAGGGAATATTAATAATTTCTTCAATTGATTCCATATATCGTTTAACTATAGCTTTTACTATATAAGTATTAATAGCATTTTCTTCTATTTTTGTTAATACTTCATTCTCTGATTTTTCTGTTTTTATCACAAAAGTTATAGGATAGCGTTG
This window contains:
- a CDS encoding formylglycine-generating enzyme family protein, which translates into the protein MNNCQKYKYQVVTINLTTFNNHSSNTLSLNKVEKEGDFFEVQLSENNRLEMVHIPQGQFIMGTPETEQGRSKDETPQHEVSIESFFVSKYPITQKQYLAVMEENPSFFQGENKPVENISWFDAQNFCEKLSSLTEKKFRLLTESEWEYVCRAGTNCPFSFGRSITPELANYKANYGYGDGSGGKWKQETTEVGSFYANDFGLYDLHGNVWEWCQDHWHENYNGSPTDGSAWLDIPADEDDDLPRVIRGGSWDDTAYYCRSGVRLWTLPQFKGKLIGFRVACDS
- a CDS encoding ATP-dependent Clp protease ATP-binding subunit, producing MFERFTEKAIKVIMLAQEEARRLGHNFVGTEQILLGLIGEGTGVAAKVLKSMGVNLKDARIEVEKIIGRGSGFVAVEIPFTPRAKRVLELSLEEARQLGHNYIGTEHLLLGLIREGEGVAARVLENLGVDLGKVRTQVIRMLGETETTPVGVGGGNRSNKTPTLDEFGSNLTVLATEGKLDPVVGRQKEIERVIQILGRRTKNNPVLIGEPGVGKTALAEGLAQRIANKDIPDLLEDKKVVTLDVGLLVAGTKYRGEFEERLKKIMDEIRQAGNVILVIDEVHTLIGAGAAEGAIDAANILKPALARGELQCIGATTLDEYRKHIERDAALARRFQPVMVGEPSVEETIEILYGLRERYEQHHKLKISDEALTAAAQLSDRYISDRYLPDKAIDLVDEAGSRVRLMNSQLPAEAKELDKELRQVLKEKDEAVRSQDFDKAGELRDREMEIKAEIRGLADLKKKNPQVTDSPVVTEEEIAHIVASWTGVPVQKLTESEAEKLLNMEDTLHQRIIGQEDAVKAISRAIRRARVGLKNPNRPIASFIFSGPTGVGKTELTKALATYFFGSEDAMIRLDMSEYMERHTVSKLIGSPPGYVGYNEGGQLTEAVRRRPYTVVLFDEIEKAHPDVFNLLLQILEDGRLTDSKGRTVDFKNTLLIMTSNIGSKVIEKGGGGLGFELESDQSESQYNRIKSLVNEELKNYFRPEFLNRLDEIIVFRQLNKEEVKEISELLLKEVFARLTEQEIYLQVTDKFKERLVEEGFNPAYGARPLRRAIMRLLEDVLAEEILSKRLQEGDTATVDIDEDGKVAIKATEKENPLLVKAGV
- a CDS encoding class I SAM-dependent methyltransferase is translated as MKDFIRQLSQKYLENNQPSGWFEELYTLANQNPEKIPWALLKPNPYLQQWLTENETPISSPKAVVVGCGLGDDAEALQKKGYEVTAFDISPTAINWCRQRFPDSSVNYQTADVFNLPSHWQQEFDLVWECRTIQALPLNVREKVISSIVSLLKPDGTLLMVTNIRDTEEVPESPPWALSETELNYFTSLGLKEKNRPNRSSFPLSANVLWLELVLGISD
- a CDS encoding ABC transporter ATP-binding protein — protein: MNDKPTVVETYQLSKIYRTGFWMNTKVPSLKDCTLKVYQGETFGLLGPNGAGKTTLLKTLLGIIQPTSGKALLLGKPLGDKTTKQRVGYLPENAYYYDFLTAWEFLGFIADIFQIPKSQHQQKILHLLDLVGLAQKTAKKKQLRQYSKGMLQRVGMAQALINDPEIVFFDEPMSGLDPMGRYQVRQIILSLKEQGKTIFFNSHVLSDVEKICDRIAILARGELLNIGSLDDILGTKESYHVVVQGGKEEELQEWLTHIKRENDFISGELRQNSDGFVNYLQGTSAKLISMNLSRDSLEEYFIRQLEEKGITSSQ
- a CDS encoding HAD-IIB family hydrolase, producing the protein MLNKLLICTDLDRTLIPNGDAPESPQARNLFTQLVTQSHVTLAYVTGRDKSLVQNAIEQYQLPFPNFVIADVGSTIYTLENSQWLRLKDWDNHIGKDWQHKNYADLISLFTDIKQCQLQEKEKQGLHKLSYYISLDIDIENIINKISLILENANLKSNLIWSIDEEKKIGLLDILPQSSNKFRSIEYLMKNKDFTLENTVFSGDSGNDLDVLISPIKSILVANAHQEVKEKVNSYIQETGDTNSIYIAQGNYLNMNGNYSAGILEGIAHYFPPIS